CCTGCCACTGCAGCTCCACACAGGGAGCAGGTTCAGAGGTGCACGGGAGACAATTGCGTGTGCAATTCAACAAGAGCAAGCACAGCAACCGCAAGGGATTCCTCGCAGTCCCCTGGGTGAGGCACCTTCCCCACTTCTAGCACTGAGGCCTTGCAAAAGAggcccctttcctcccccagaTTTCTTACCTGACCACGTTCGGGTAGAACTGCTTGTCCCACGTGCTGTAGAAGGAGTTGGTGACGTACAGCCTCTTGCCATCCAAGCTGAGCTGCATCTTACAAGGGCCACCGTACACCCTCTTGCACTGGAGGCACAACAGAGAGCAGGGATGTCAGGGCCTCTTTCTCTCAGCAGACAAGcaaaagcagaggcagcagagcagagaagcagaGCACAATGGCTGCCTCCCCTCCTAACACAGCTCACCTTGATCACCAAGGGCTCCGGCTGGCACTTCAGCTCTTCATCTCTACACACAGTCACGGGCCCGCCTCTGAGGATGCTGCCTCCCACAAACACCTGGAAGCAAGGCAGTGGGAGATGTGTGGCTTGTCTTGTAACCACCACCAGGTACTGATAAGGAAGCAACGCTGCAAGCCCCTCTGCCCGTCCTTACCTGTCCCACCAGCCTGGGCTTGCAGGTTTTGGAGATGTCATACTGGCGGATGTCTCCGTGCAGCCAGTTGCTGAGATACAGGTATTTGTCATCCAAGGAGATGACCATGTCGGCTGTGAAGGCTAGGGCACAGAAAAAAGAACTCTGGAGGAGGCGGCGTCAGCAGAAAACTCAGCCCCTCTGGCATGGCATGCATTGGGTTTACAGGGCACGGCCGCTGGGCTTTGCCAGGCTGCACAACGCAGCGCTCCGAGAGGAAAAGGGCAACTCCACCTCAGGGCTCACCAACCTGGCATCTTGCAGAGAATCCATCCCGACACCTCCTTGGCTGGTATCTGAATCGCCTCCTCTACTGACCAGGTATCTCTCTGCAAAGGAGCACAAACACCGTGCCGTGGGCATTCCTGGCTGCTCAGGACAGAGCCCTCCCCTGCGCTCGCCCGCTTGCACAGCCAggcaaatcatagaatcataggatatctcgagctggaagggacccctaaggatcactgagtccaactcctggcaccgcacagctCTCCCCAAACTTTTAGAGCATGTgcctaagcgcacagtccaatcgcttcttaaattcagagaGTCTGTGTGCAGTGCCTGGGTTTCTGGTGGCTGCGGGCAGAATACTTGCCTCACAACAAGCCTTGTAGAAGCGGTAGATGATGCCACTCAGGGCACAGCTGACATAGCCCTCAGCAGCATCGGGGTTGTGGAGGAACTTAACGCTCAAGGGCAACGAGTCCTCCCCCAGGTCAAAGCACTGGGTCAGGGTGCGGCAGGACAAGTTCCACACGTTCAGGCGGCGCCCAAAGACCcctgaggaagaggaaaggcGAGAGTCAGGAGAGGGCAGGGGAGCTACGGAGATCGCTCACACCTAAAGACGCTCCCTGGCAGGGACAGCCACGGCAGCGGCTACCCAGGATtagcagcagcaaaatgcagTGACTTTGGGAACAGAGGGAGAGAACAGGAACCAGCCTGTCTTGAGGAGAGACGATGAGCGTCCTGGGGCAGTGCCCGTAAAATGGGCCATTTTGGGACAACTCCGCCTGCCCCCTCTCCCCGGTTCTGGACCGTTCAGCAACCGCATCAACATCCTCCCATGAGCCTGGTCAGTTCTGGCTCAGTGCTTGCATCCCCATTCTCACCTTTCTTCAAATCATCAGGATTAAATCCACGCCCCGCACGTTTTGGAACCAGTCCGGCAGAGCTGATGAGAACGTTGTGGCGGGGCTGGTACCAGAAGTCATAGCCAGTTGGGGGGGCCTCGCACTCGTTTTCCCAGTTACCTTTCAGCTCAAAGGTCTCTCCATCCAGCACAATAAATCCTCCTGTGATGCAAGAGGGCATGCACAACAGATCGAATACTCATCTTTCCAACCAGTCATGTTGTTCATGGTCTTATTGTAGGGAAAAATACCTTTTCCATTGCCAGCTGGATCTCCCATGTTGGCAATCAGTATATCACCATTAGGCAGGCTATGAGGTACACTGAGGTATCCCTTGTTGCACTTCCAGAAGACATCCACTGGCTCAATCATCTGAAAGAAGTGTATACACGAGTAAGTCTGACTGATCTGCTCATTTCACACTACATGGCAGAGCAGAGTCTTTGCCATCTGAGGTTTCTGGTGTTCACAGGAGTTTTCTTTCGAAGAAATCACACCTGCTAGGCCTTGCTCATCCTTGGAAAGAAGCGAAGAAGCCACTGAGCTCTCCTTTACAAGGACAACATGAATGCAGCAACTCGCAAGAGCTTGTTTGCCCACCTTACTCTTTGGGATGGGGGCCAGGCATGGGGTGCTACATGGCTTCCAGTTATTAGACACTCCCTGAATGCAACAGGCACAGGGAAGGCAAGAAAATGGGGGTGGaagcctcccctcagcctgagAAGGAGAAAGCCGAGGGGGAAGCATGACCCAGGTCTCTAAAatcagggggaagaaaagaagaggaggagaaccTTCTTCCCTGTGCATTATTCCAGAAGCACCAGTTCCCAAGTCCTTCCCAGAAAGTTGCCTTTGAATCAGCTCAGGCATACCTTACAGAGCTTGGGAGCCCGGCACTGTGAACCCACATCCACCACGTAAATACGGGAAGAAATCAAACAGGGGAGAATCAGCTTGTTCCTTTTTGTTGTGATATTGTCAAAGCAGACGCAGCCGGCGCCCCACCCTGAGGAATGCAGCTCGTCTTTGAGGTTGGGCATGGGCAGGCGGTGGATCACCTAGGCAGTCAAAGGCAAAGTTAGGGTTCAGTCAGGGAGGCAGGGACAAAAGGGGACATTAATACAGGCAGATACTTCTATCTTTGTAGCCTCCATGTGACTAGAGCTGGGAATGCCTCTAGAGACGCAGAAAGGAGAACATTGCTCCTTACACTAGCCATTGCCCTTTGACAGGTGACTGTGTGCAGCTGGGAAATGTGGAGATATCAAAGATTCATTCAAGAATTCCTCACCCCATGCCactaaaattcagaaaattacaTATGAAGAAATGATGATTATCATCTTGACATGTCAGGTGATTCACTCTGGAAGCTTCTCCGAACACTGGACTCTCAgaagtctgtattttctttaaagtgcaTTTGCTCCTAATCTCTTGCACTAACGGAGTAATCAGGTAATATATATACAACCCTGATGTAGACAATATGCCTAGTATTTACTTGTTTCTGAAGGATTTCGCGTTTAGGATGACAGCAGACAGGTTGGTTCAGAGCATTCTGAAATTGCAGTACAGtagaaaaaagatgaaatctgCAAAAGTGCAGGATACCCTAAACCATCTGGGTTACTAGTGAACATATTCCCTGCTGAGCAGCCACTGGCAGGGTGATTCAGAGCATGTGCTCAAAAGTTCACTAGTAGCACCAAGATGCTATGGAAATGAGTTGGGAAGTGAATCCCTACTGGCTTGTCCCCTGAGACAAAGAGATGCTGATGATTCAACTGGAGCCAGGTACACAGGggacagcagaaaagcagcagggagttAACATTCATAGCAGACAACATCCCAGGCTGGTGTGTATCACCAGTGGAGAAGCAAGAAATAGGCCTGTCATGGCAAAATTATTGGTTGCCCAGACAGTCATGAAGAggacatgaaaaacaaataggAAGCAGGATAAAAGAATCAACCAagagacagaaatgaaaatgtggaAAGACAAGAAGGTGcaaggcataaaaaaaaaacaacaagcatgacagagtggctggaaagcacTCTGAATTTCCATAGCAGAAAAGAGTAAACGGCATGAATCAGGAAGCACAAAGACAGCAGCTAGTCATCAGCTCAGTAGAAACAGTCTAGGCACAGGTACCTGGCCGTAATACGGAGATCTGGGGTTGAGATCAACAGTGGCCAAGAAGTCAGGTTGGTCGATGCAAGTTTCTCGGTAAGTACAGGTCACATAAGCAACCTCTTCCCTAGGAGcttcaaataaagaaaacttgTGTTACAAAGAGACATAAAATgtccataaaagaaaaaaaaagtttcagcagACTCAGATAAGACTAAGCTACGCTTTCTGCAGCTACAACCTTCCTCCTTGGTCAATGACAACTGCCCAGCCCTGGCTCACTCCTGGCCCAGAGCTGAGAACACAACACAAGCAGATCACTGCACAGCTCCAGTTTTCTCCCACCAAGGGAAGGGACTCAGCACATGCAATTAATTAACGGTGGTCTCTAAAAGACTCAGGCTTTGTCATCATCCAGTCTGAAGCTAACACCCCCCTTTCACAAATGCCCCCCTTTCCAAACATTCCCGAGAGGACTTGCCTTTCACAACGTCCGGGCAGACGGGGTAGTCGTAGCACTGAAGTTTGCATCTGTCTGAATTGAGAAGGAGAGAAGAATGAAAGGAGAAACGTCCACGTCCTTAAATGGTGCCAGTTCAAAAGGCTCCATCCCACCCAGTGGACCTTCGCCCACCCTCGTCATCAGTGGGGACCTCTGACCAGCATCTACTTGCgtagatttagactagatataaggcagaaattcttcactatgagggctgtgaggcactggcacaggttgcccagagcagctgtggatgccccatccctgaagcgctcaaggccaggttggatgaagCCTTGAGCAagctggtgtggtgggaggtgtccctgcccaaggcaggggggctgggatgAGCAAAGCTAAGCCCCTGGAAGCAGACCAGTAGCAAGATGAAAGAAACCCTTGTGTCCCAGGCTTCAGTCCCACCTTCCAGCAGCGCAGCAGAGCAACAAAGCTGCCAGTCCACAAGTGGGACTCGGCTTCAAGGTGGGATgtctgcagccccaggcagaGGCTGGAGCCAGGGCCAGGACGGAGCGAGAGGGCATGGAGCTGCTgtggggaggctgcagagcGTTTCTTACCCATGCTGAAGGCCTTCTGGTTCACTGTCCTCAAGAgcagaggtgctggggctggaggagcagcttgCTGTCTGCCTTGCTGGAGT
This Anas platyrhynchos isolate ZD024472 breed Pekin duck chromosome 26, IASCAAS_PekinDuck_T2T, whole genome shotgun sequence DNA region includes the following protein-coding sequences:
- the LOC101802190 gene encoding methanethiol oxidase isoform X1, coding for MDRCKLQCYDYPVCPDVVKAPREEVAYVTCTYRETCIDQPDFLATVDLNPRSPYYGQVIHRLPMPNLKDELHSSGWGAGCVCFDNITTKRNKLILPCLISSRIYVVDVGSQCRAPKLCKMIEPVDVFWKCNKGYLSVPHSLPNGDILIANMGDPAGNGKGGFIVLDGETFELKGNWENECEAPPTGYDFWYQPRHNVLISSAGLVPKRAGRGFNPDDLKKGVFGRRLNVWNLSCRTLTQCFDLGEDSLPLSVKFLHNPDAAEGYVSCALSGIIYRFYKACCERDTWSVEEAIQIPAKEVSGWILCKMPAFTADMVISLDDKYLYLSNWLHGDIRQYDISKTCKPRLVGQVFVGGSILRGGPVTVCRDEELKCQPEPLVIKCKRVYGGPCKMQLSLDGKRLYVTNSFYSTWDKQFYPNVVREGSVMLQIDVDTEKGGLTVNKNFLVDFGKEPNGPCLAHSIRFPCGDSTSDILA
- the LOC101802190 gene encoding methanethiol oxidase isoform X2 — protein: MDRCKLQCYDYPVCPDVVKAPREEVAYVTCTYRETCIDQPDFLATVDLNPRSPYYGQVIHRLPMPNLKDELHSSGWGAGCVCFDNITTKRNKLILPCLISSRIYVVDVGSQCRAPKLCKMIEPVDVFWKCNKGYLSVPHSLPNGDILIANMGDPAGNGKGGFIVLDGETFELKGNWENECEAPPTGYDFWYQPRHNVLISSAGLVPKRAGRGFNPDDLKKGVFGRRLNVWNLSCRTLTQCFDLGEDSLPLSVKFLHNPDAAEGYVSCALSGIIYRFYKACCEANTWSVEEAIQIPAKEVSGWILCKMPAFTADMVISLDDKYLYLSNWLHGDIRQYDISKTCKPRLVGQVFVGGSILRGGPVTVCRDEELKCQPEPLVIKCKRVYGGPCKMQLSLDGKRLYVTNSFYSTWDKQFYPNVVREGSVMLQIDVDTEKGGLTVNKNFLVDFGKEPNGPCLAHSIRFPCGDSTSDILA